One window of the Gambusia affinis linkage group LG13, SWU_Gaff_1.0, whole genome shotgun sequence genome contains the following:
- the cep170aa gene encoding centrosomal protein of 170 kDa isoform X5 — protein sequence MGLATSALGVESKEARRGEKAKEDGLHASPALDSSYFEVPTKEGHMANNGIHEIPTKDTEDAPSQSHTTAAQGHASFTIEFDNTSPGKVTIKDHVSKFTSDHHRSRTKKSTAGSGGSGSKDLTTLQAAMMASESKVADWLAHNDPTLLHTESTEDDSKSIKSDVPVHLKRLKVGSKHEDGTQSDSENGLGLRFANRRHALEERLKTAHNHVGGGSAGAAATVSGTRATGSRTAFMIEFYDEENPRKRRSYSFSQTAPLLGGGVGGEGLCPQPPSHPKVFSISTSAASAADSGKAPAPIPATVTVGAPTAARVLLKQRSEDQSIGRSSASTGLATGSPTTPSEDTSVLGKGAGTAGGEVDDDHSDKGTYTIELENKNPEEEEARRMIDKVFGVQENTSSLVSSDLRGKGKDSGNTGKEAPVGDSSWVSQWASLAANQARTDPEGSGAEAATFLHKERGSDAFESAAPPLGKGEPTSSLTDRKRRTLPQLPVDDPRAKPTPKALRSEIGEKQDTEPQEKENKGDGESPTPMEDGEMTNKRKQSSATSSPSKGPVRGTERRKRSEESNGGETGEGGEKSGKALVRQGSFTIEKPSSTVPPELIPRINRGNTERERSDSVGSMDTATLLKDTEAVMAFLEAKLRDENKLDLKSIKTPPSTSTGLPNRTDSISPESDVDTASTASHAAAEAGGKAAPGGVQKRKSLSSMHREKSNMSTESKTTSGNGSARERLERKAKGRTAEAAGRTRSAQPTASSRARQPSLDLTDDDQTSSFPISDILSSDQETYSGPLGNSVHRRGSEDVLHPKLDGRSSKTSMSGASKTSRNLQAATASSLNKQASLPQPRPTRASLLRRARLGDTSDTDLADADRVSVASEVSTTSSTSKPPSGRKGLSRLDMLAQPRRNRVGSVSARSDSECTVSRPSTASPRLSAETALRLGLRSTTPTENRLSPRMRANSVSKLNEPKAKTTTSGYCSPTESSQPEPPDGDAEEELMVSSSSRWRRLPPEYGSTSEEEFGSSRNSAKHGARPHVRHHHLVPHRGSRFSSAASSGPAGVAAIPGGAGIKHRMKEQEEYIRDWTAHSEEIARLFPCVRRISQDLAKDLAILAREIHDVAGEIDSVSSSGTAPSTTVSTAATTPGSAIDTREEVGPARPAQPDIQESMKKLVDRVFDESLKFRKIPPVISSNKPPEINGKPVEHQPRAPDGREARALRRRTWNREEAVLDSLLIHSVSQLSTKIRHSVDRTAGKIRILFKDKDRNWDEIESKLKSESEAPLLKTSNKEISSIFLELKRVEKQLQVINVMVDPDGTLDALASLSLSSPTKVPTAKATPPSVASPAKESLPEILPGPDGSAASTRVQSSAASTEGRESLAGLGLAGVVGLPFSRRRPSGEEAIAQK from the exons ATGGGTCTGGCTACGTCAGCCTTGGGAGTAG AGAGCAAGGAGGCGCGTCGGGGAGAGAAAGCTAAAGAGGACGGCCTTCATGCGTCCCCTGCTCTCGATTCCAGTTACTTTGAGGTTCCCACAAAGGAAGGTCACATGGCAAATAATGGCATCCATGAAATTCCCACCAAGGACACAGAGGATGCTCCCAGTCAAAGCCACACCACTGCAG CTCAAGGGCACGCCTCCTTCACCATTGAGTTTGACAACACATCTCCAGGGAAAGTCACCATTAAAGACCACGTGTCAAAGTTCACGTCGGACCACCACAGATCCCGCACCAAGAAGAGCACGGCGGGAAGCGGCGGCTCCGGAAGCAAGGACCTCACCACGCTGCAGGCCGCCATGATGGCATCTGAGAGCAAAGTGGCGGATTGGCTGGCTCACAACGACCCCACGTTATTGCACACGGAGTCCACCGAGGACGACAGCAAGAGTATAAAGAGTGACGTCCCGGTCCACCTAAAGAGGCTCAAAG TAGGGAGCAAGCATGAAGATGGCACCCAAAGTGACTCTGAGAACGGACTCGGCCTGCGTTTCGCCAACCGTAGACACGCCCTCGAGGAGCGCCTGAAGACAGCACACAACCACGTGGGAGGGGGATCCGCAGGGGCGGCCGCGACGGTCAGCGGGACCAGAGCCACCGGCAGCCGAACGGCTTTCATGATCGAATTCTACGACGAGGAAAACCCTCGCAAGCGTCGCTCTTACTCGTTTTCCCAGACTGCTCCACTGCTGGGGGGCGGAGTAGGCGGAGAAGGACTGTGTCCACAGCCTCCCTCGCACCCTAAGGTGTTCAGTATTTCAACGTCCGCTGCCTCAGCTGCAGATTCAG GTAAAGCTCCAGCTCCAATACCAGCCACAGTAACTGTGGGCGCTCCAACCGCTGCCCGTGTGCTGCTCAAGCAGAGATCAGAGGACCAAAGTATTGGTCGGAGCTCAGCTAGTACGGGGCTGGCGACTGGGAGCCCCACGACTCCCAGCGAGGACACTTCTGTCCTCGGCAAGGGAGCTGGAACTGCTGGGGGAGAGGTGGACGATGACCACAGTGACAAGGGGACTTACACTATCGAACTGGAGAATAAAAatccagaagaagaagaggccAGGCGCATGATAGACAAG gTGTTCGGGGTGCAGGAGAATACAAGCAGCTTGGTTTCATCAGACCTAAGAGGAAAAGGAAAGGACTCCGGAAACACTGGGAAAGAG GCTCCTGTTGGTGACTCAAGCTGGGTCTCTCAGTGGGCCAGTTTAGCTGCTAATCAAGCAAGGACCGACCCAGAAGGTTCTGGAGCAGAAGCAGCAACATTCCTGCACAAAGAGAGAG GATCTGATGCCTTTGAGTCTGCTGCTCCTCCCCTTGGCAAAGGTGAACCCACTTCCAGCCTGACCGACCGTAAACGCAGGACCCTCCCCCAGCTCCCAGTGGACGACCCCCGGGCTAAACCCACTCCCAAAGCACTGAGGTCTGAGATAGGGGAGAAACAGGACACTGAGCCCCAGGAAAAAGAGAACAAGGGAGACGGAGAGTCCCCAACCCCCATGGAAGACGGCGAAATGACCAACAAGAGGAAACAAAGCTCGGCCACCTCCTCTCCGTCTAAGGGTCCGGTTCGGGGCACTGAAAGAAGGAAGAGGTCAGAGGAGAGCAatggaggagaaacaggagaagGAGGGGAGAAATCCGGGAAGGCCCTTGTTCGCCAGGGTAGCTTTACCATCGAGAAGCCCAGTTCAACCGTCCCTCCAGAGCTTATCCCTCGTATCAACAGAGGCAACACTGAGCGGGAGCGCAGCGACTCCGTGGGCAGCATGGACACCGCTACTCTGCTTAAAGACACGGAGGCCGTCATGGCATTCCTAGAAGCTAAGCTGAGAGACGAGAACAAACTAGACCTGAAAAGTATTAAAACTCCTCCTAGTACAAGCACTGGCCTCCCAAATCGGACTGACTCCATATCCCCAGAATCAGATGTGGACACAGCCAGCACGGCTAGccatgctgcagcagaggcagggGGAAAGGCCGCTCCAGGCGGCGTGCAAAAGCGGAAGTCTCTCAGCAGCATGCACCGGGAAAAGAGCAATATGAGCACAGAGTCCAAGACGACCTCCGGAAACGGCAGCGCTCGCGAACGCCTGGAGAGGAAGGCAAAAGGTAGAACAGCCGAAGCGGCGGGGCGGACTCGCTCCGCTCAACCCACCGCTTCCTCCAGAGCACGCCAGCCATCCCTGGATCTCACCGACGACGACCAGACCTCTTCCTTTCCCATCTCTGACATTCTGTCTTCAGACCAGGAAACCTACTCTGGGCCTTTAGGGAACTCGGTTCATAGACGAGGCTCAGAAGACGTCCTCCATCCCAAACTCGACGGCAGATCTTCCAAGACGTCCATGAGCGGTGCCTCCAAAACCAGCCGAAATCTGCAGGCAGCAACGGCCTCCTCACTGAACAAGCAGGCCTCTCTGCCTCAACCACGGCCCACTAGAGCCTCCCTTCTCCGCCGGGCCCGACTGGGGGACACGTCTGACACAGATCTAGCCGATGCAGACCGGGTTTCCGTGGCGTCTGAGGTCTCCACGACGAGCTCCACCTCTAAGCCGCCGTCCGGCCGGAAGGGACTGTCTCGGCTGGACATGCTGGCTCAGCCACGGAGGAATCGCGTGGGCTCCGTCTCGGCACGCAGCGACTCAGAGTGCACGGTGAGCCGGCCCTCCACAGCTTCACCACGCCTGTCTGCAGAGACTGCGCTGCGTCTCGGCTTGCGCTCCACAACACCCACAGAGAATCGGCTGTCGCCAAGGATGAGAGCCAACAGTGTGTCAAAACTCAACGAGCCCAAGGCCAAAACCACTACATCTGGATACTGCTCGCCCACAG AAAGCTCTCAGCCTGAACCTCCAGATGGTGATGCAGAGGAAGAGCTGATGG tgtccagcagcagcaggtggaggcGCCTGCCGCCGGAGTACGGCTCCACCTCCGAGGAAGAGTTCGGCTCCAGCCGGAACTCGGCAAAGCATGGCGCTCGCCCCCACGTCCGGCACCACCACCTCGTCCCGCACCGTGGCTCGAGATTCAGCTCCGCCGCCAGCTCGGGACCGGCGGGCGTGGCGGCGATCCCCGGCGGAGCGGGCATCAAACACCGCATGAAGGAGCAGGAGGAGTACATCAGGGACTGGACGGCTCACAGCGAAGAGATAGCCAG GTTGTTCCCCTGTGTGCGCAGGATCAGCCAGGACTTGGCCAAGGACTTGGCCATCTTGGCACGTGAGATCCACGACGTGGCCGGTGAGATAGACTCGGTCAGCTCGTCCGGCACCGCGCCGAGCACCACCGTCAGCACCGCCGCCACCACCCCGGGCTCGGCCATCGACACCCGGGAAGAGGTAGGCCCTGCACGCCCTGCGCAGCCGGACATACAGGAGAGCATGAAAAAG CTGGTGGATCGAGTGTTTGACGAGAGCCTCAAATTTAGAAAGATCCCTCCAGTTATTTCATCCAACAAGCCGCCAGAGATCAACGGGAAGCCCGTTGAGCACCAACCCCGAGCTCCTGACGGCCGGGAGGCTCGGGCCTTGAGGAGGCGCACCTGGAACCGAGAGGAG GCGGTGTTGGACAGCCTCCTGATCCACTCTGTGTCTCAGCTCTCAACCAAGATCAGACACTCTGTGGACAGAACAGCAGGGAAAATCAG GATCTTGTTCAAGGATAAGGACAGAAACTGGGATGAAATTGAGAGTAAACTGAAATCAGAGAGTGAAGCCCCACTTCTTAAAACCTCTAACAAG gAAATCTCTTCGATTTTCCTCGAACTGAAGAGAGTTGAGAAACAGCTCCAAG TGATTAACGTGATGGTGGACCCAGACGGGACTTTGGACGCCTTGGCCAGCCTCAGCCTGTCCAGCCCCACCAAGGTCCCAACCGCCAAAGCCACGCCCCCCTCCGTCGCCAGCCCAGCCAAAGAGTCGCTGCCCGAAATCCTTCCTGGGCCTGACGGTTCGGCCGCCTCCACCAGGGTTCAGTCTTCAGCTGCCAGCACAGAGGGCCGAGAAAGCCTCGCGGGTTTGGGCCTGGCGGGCGTCGTCGGGCTGCCCTTTAGTCGCAGGCGGCCGAGCGGAGAAGAGGCCATCGCACAGAAATGA